A window from Flavobacterium sp. 83 encodes these proteins:
- a CDS encoding SusC/RagA family TonB-linked outer membrane protein: protein MKQIILIFMIIFTSQVMLAQVKTVKGSVTDAVGSPLPGASITVQGESKGTVTDFDGNFSIEVQKGKTLVVSYLGSETQKVLVGDDSTIKVQLKEAASTALTEVVVTSLGIKKARKSLTYSAQELKGEELTRVKDANIINTIAGKIAGVAVTKSAGGTGGSTKVVIRGNSSVSNNQPLYVIDGIPLFNGTSGQPNSAFGDTAGGNRDGGDVVSLINPDDYEGMTVLKGAAASVLYGSQGANGVILLSSNKAKEGKSNLKASSVTTFESAAYLPKFQNEYVAVAGGEETWGAKGASNDHVKDFFDTGNTQITSLAFSSASAISSTTLSYANTSGSGIIPGSGLKKNNFGIRQTAKFFNDKLNVAANANYTTQKVINRPVNGLYFNPLTGVYLMPRGNDFNAYKENFEVFDPSRNMMVQNWMTNRDILQNPYWGINRNKSEDTNQFFNGSIALDYKVNNWLSVASRYSYNRVESGFDKKIYATTQGTLSHTNGRYINVNTLSTQRYGDLIATINTKFNEDFSFNANVGTSITNTIGNQRTTLDSGIGGGLQIANWFTLGNFVNNAGNLQTLDSSKEVQSVFAATTFGYKDMLFLDLAARNDWSSTLVNTNNKGFFYPSVGVTAIISEMTTLPDFINYGKVRATYAQVGNDIFPFVTSPTNGFTSEGNKPALAAPKPGTSLRPELKSEVEIGTEWRMFNNRLGFELSYYNSETKHQYLQILAPLTNPLGVKYYGINAGSIKNVGFEAVVTGKIVKTDKFSWDATVNYSQNKNTVKEIPAELGGKVILTEAGVNNYRYVLEQGKPYGVIEGVNIKRDAQGRVLLNADGTIQKTGFEEVGNSNPDFMLGFSNSFKLGSFFANVLIDGRFGGNVMSLTEAINDEFGVSKATGDARNAGGVAINAVYPDGSAYVGKYPAESYYKQTGGRAGATGEYVYSATNVSLREVSIGYTFNTKRLPFLQTASLSLIARNLGFIYKDAPFDPNISLSTGEGLQGIDVYGMPSTRSIGLNLNVTF, encoded by the coding sequence ATGAAACAAATTATCTTAATCTTTATGATTATTTTTACTTCGCAAGTTATGCTTGCACAAGTAAAAACTGTCAAAGGTTCAGTGACCGATGCTGTCGGTTCACCATTGCCTGGGGCATCTATTACAGTACAAGGAGAATCAAAAGGAACTGTTACCGATTTTGACGGTAATTTTTCTATTGAAGTGCAAAAAGGAAAGACCTTGGTGGTTTCCTACCTTGGCTCAGAAACCCAAAAAGTTCTAGTGGGTGACGATAGTACTATTAAAGTACAATTGAAAGAAGCTGCTTCTACAGCGCTTACTGAAGTAGTGGTAACTTCTCTTGGTATCAAGAAAGCCAGAAAATCATTAACGTATTCTGCTCAAGAATTAAAGGGAGAAGAATTAACTCGTGTTAAAGATGCTAATATCATTAATACAATTGCGGGTAAAATTGCGGGTGTTGCCGTGACAAAAAGTGCTGGTGGTACAGGTGGTTCTACAAAAGTGGTTATTAGAGGGAATTCTTCCGTGAGTAACAACCAACCCCTTTATGTTATTGATGGTATTCCTTTGTTTAATGGAACTTCAGGACAACCTAATAGTGCTTTTGGAGATACTGCAGGTGGAAACCGTGATGGAGGAGACGTTGTGTCTCTTATTAATCCAGATGATTACGAAGGGATGACAGTTCTTAAAGGAGCTGCTGCATCTGTATTGTATGGAAGTCAAGGTGCAAATGGAGTAATTTTACTTTCTTCGAATAAAGCAAAAGAAGGAAAATCAAATCTTAAAGCTTCGTCAGTAACTACTTTTGAGTCGGCGGCATATTTGCCGAAATTTCAAAATGAATATGTTGCTGTAGCAGGAGGTGAAGAAACTTGGGGAGCAAAAGGAGCTTCTAATGACCATGTGAAAGATTTCTTTGATACTGGAAACACACAAATTACTTCATTGGCTTTTTCTTCGGCTTCAGCAATATCATCTACTACTTTATCTTATGCTAATACTAGTGGATCTGGAATTATACCGGGAAGTGGTTTAAAGAAAAATAATTTTGGGATTCGTCAAACCGCAAAATTTTTCAATGATAAATTGAATGTTGCTGCTAATGCAAATTATACTACTCAAAAAGTTATCAATAGACCTGTAAACGGACTGTATTTTAATCCCTTGACCGGAGTTTATTTGATGCCAAGAGGGAATGATTTTAATGCCTACAAAGAAAACTTCGAAGTTTTTGATCCTTCAAGAAATATGATGGTTCAAAACTGGATGACTAACAGAGACATTCTTCAAAATCCATATTGGGGAATCAATAGAAATAAGTCAGAAGATACCAATCAATTTTTTAACGGATCGATTGCTTTAGATTACAAAGTAAATAACTGGTTAAGTGTTGCTTCAAGATACAGTTACAATCGTGTAGAAAGTGGTTTTGATAAAAAGATATATGCCACTACACAAGGTACTTTATCTCACACAAACGGAAGATACATAAACGTGAATACTTTAAGCACACAGCGTTATGGTGATTTAATTGCTACAATTAATACTAAATTCAATGAAGATTTTAGTTTTAATGCTAACGTTGGAACAAGTATTACCAATACAATTGGAAATCAAAGAACAACTTTGGATTCGGGTATTGGCGGAGGTTTACAAATTGCAAACTGGTTTACATTGGGTAATTTTGTGAACAATGCAGGAAATTTACAAACGTTAGATTCTTCGAAAGAAGTACAATCTGTTTTTGCAGCTACTACTTTTGGATATAAAGACATGTTGTTTTTAGATCTTGCAGCAAGAAACGACTGGTCTTCTACATTAGTAAATACAAATAATAAAGGTTTCTTTTATCCATCTGTGGGTGTAACTGCTATTATTAGCGAAATGACAACTTTGCCGGATTTTATTAATTATGGAAAAGTTCGTGCCACTTATGCACAAGTAGGAAATGATATTTTTCCTTTTGTTACTTCTCCAACTAATGGTTTTACTTCAGAAGGTAATAAGCCTGCTCTTGCAGCTCCAAAACCTGGAACTTCATTGCGTCCAGAATTGAAATCAGAAGTTGAAATTGGTACAGAATGGAGAATGTTTAACAACAGACTTGGATTCGAATTGTCTTATTATAATTCAGAAACCAAACATCAATATTTACAAATTCTTGCTCCACTAACGAATCCGCTTGGTGTAAAATACTACGGTATTAATGCAGGTAGTATTAAAAACGTAGGTTTTGAAGCGGTTGTTACCGGAAAAATTGTTAAAACCGATAAGTTCTCTTGGGATGCAACGGTAAATTATTCTCAAAATAAAAATACAGTTAAAGAAATTCCAGCTGAATTAGGAGGAAAAGTAATTTTGACTGAAGCTGGAGTGAATAACTACCGTTACGTTTTAGAACAAGGAAAACCATATGGTGTTATCGAAGGTGTAAATATCAAAAGAGATGCTCAAGGCAGAGTATTGTTAAATGCTGACGGAACAATTCAAAAAACAGGTTTTGAAGAAGTTGGTAATTCTAATCCAGACTTTATGTTAGGTTTTTCTAACTCATTTAAATTAGGTTCTTTCTTTGCAAATGTACTTATTGACGGAAGATTTGGTGGGAACGTAATGAGTTTAACTGAAGCTATAAATGACGAATTTGGAGTTTCAAAAGCTACAGGAGATGCTAGAAATGCAGGTGGAGTTGCTATTAATGCAGTTTATCCTGATGGTTCTGCTTATGTAGGAAAATATCCAGCAGAAAGTTATTACAAACAAACAGGAGGTAGAGCAGGAGCAACAGGAGAATATGTTTATAGTGCTACCAATGTAAGCTTAAGAGAAGTTTCAATAGGGTACACTTTTAATACTAAAAGATTACCTTTCTTGCAAACAGCCAGTTTGTCATTAATTGCCAGAAATTTAGGTTTTATTTACAAAGATGCTCCATTTGATCCTAATATTTCATTAAGCACAGGGGAAGGTTTGCAAGGTATTGATGTTTACGGAATGCCATCTACAAGAAGTATCGGTCTTAATTTAAACGTAACTTTCTAA
- the nagB gene encoding glucosamine-6-phosphate deaminase, with protein sequence MKSTLEIKPDISYKSAGKFEETRFEKIHNEIFKNSTTASLIVAQEIAELIKFKQENNKSCVLGLATGSSPIKVYEELVRMHREEGLSFSNVITFNLDEYYPMTKENNQSYHYFMHQHLFNYIDIRPENIHIPDGTVAIEELNQYCIDYEMNIKNAGGLDFQLLGIGRTGHVGFNEPGSHINSGTRIITLDHITRVDASSDFNGIDNVPKRAITMGVSTILRSKRIVLMAWGQNKADIIKRTIQGDISSEVPATFLQNHTNATFVLDQSAASELTRFKTPWLVGECIWTQELKSKAIVWLCQNTNQSILKLTDRDYNNNGMSDLLALEGSAYDLNINMFNVLQHTITGWPGGKPNTDDSHRPERANPAKKRVILFSPHPDDDVISMGGTFSKLIKQGHDVHVVYQTSGNIAVTDDEALKFAEVCNDFVGDDKTKINFQAVIDFLNSKSENEVDSVEVRKLKGLIRRRESYAATRYIGLKDENTHFLDLPFYETGQIKKNPLGPEDITIVQDIIAKIKPHQVFAAGDLADPHGTHEVCLNAIFTAMAALKPQTYMKDCWLWLYRGAWHEWDIHEIDMAVPLSPDEVLLKRHAILYHQSQKDRVMFQGNDSREFWVRAEDRNKNTAKLYDDLGLAEYEAIEAFKRFDY encoded by the coding sequence ATGAAAAGTACTTTAGAAATTAAACCAGACATTAGCTATAAAAGTGCCGGAAAATTTGAAGAAACCAGATTTGAAAAAATTCATAATGAAATTTTCAAAAACTCCACAACTGCTTCTCTAATTGTAGCTCAGGAAATCGCTGAATTGATTAAATTCAAGCAAGAGAACAATAAATCATGTGTTCTTGGTTTAGCTACTGGTTCTTCGCCTATAAAGGTGTATGAAGAACTAGTTAGAATGCATAGAGAAGAAGGACTTAGTTTTAGCAATGTAATCACTTTTAATCTGGATGAGTATTATCCAATGACTAAAGAGAACAATCAGAGCTATCATTATTTTATGCATCAGCATCTGTTTAATTATATAGATATTAGGCCTGAAAACATACATATTCCAGACGGAACAGTAGCCATTGAAGAATTGAATCAATATTGCATTGATTATGAAATGAACATTAAAAATGCTGGTGGACTTGATTTCCAATTATTGGGTATTGGTCGTACAGGACACGTTGGGTTCAATGAACCGGGGTCTCATATTAACTCTGGAACTCGAATAATTACTTTAGATCATATTACAAGAGTCGATGCTTCATCAGATTTTAATGGAATTGATAATGTACCTAAAAGAGCAATTACCATGGGCGTTTCAACAATTCTTAGATCTAAAAGAATTGTGTTAATGGCTTGGGGCCAAAACAAAGCAGATATAATAAAAAGAACAATTCAAGGCGATATCAGTTCTGAAGTACCTGCAACATTTTTACAAAATCATACGAATGCCACTTTCGTTTTAGACCAATCAGCAGCTTCAGAATTAACCCGTTTCAAAACACCGTGGTTGGTTGGGGAGTGTATCTGGACCCAAGAGTTAAAAAGCAAAGCAATTGTTTGGTTGTGTCAAAATACCAATCAATCGATTTTGAAATTGACGGACAGGGATTACAATAATAACGGAATGTCGGATCTTTTAGCATTAGAAGGATCTGCCTACGACTTGAATATAAATATGTTCAATGTATTGCAACACACTATAACGGGATGGCCAGGAGGTAAACCTAATACTGATGATTCACATAGACCAGAAAGAGCTAATCCTGCTAAGAAAAGAGTAATCCTTTTTAGTCCTCATCCTGATGATGATGTGATTTCTATGGGAGGAACTTTTTCTAAATTAATAAAACAAGGACATGATGTTCATGTGGTGTATCAAACCTCTGGAAACATTGCTGTAACAGATGATGAAGCACTCAAATTTGCGGAGGTTTGTAACGATTTTGTGGGAGATGATAAAACTAAAATTAATTTTCAAGCAGTTATCGATTTTTTAAATAGTAAATCAGAAAATGAAGTTGACTCAGTTGAAGTAAGAAAATTGAAAGGTTTGATTAGACGCCGTGAGTCTTATGCTGCAACAAGGTATATTGGATTAAAAGATGAAAATACTCATTTTTTAGATTTACCATTCTATGAAACTGGGCAAATAAAGAAAAATCCTTTGGGTCCTGAAGATATTACTATTGTTCAAGATATAATTGCTAAAATTAAACCACATCAAGTTTTTGCTGCCGGAGATCTTGCTGATCCACATGGTACCCACGAAGTGTGTTTAAATGCTATTTTTACTGCTATGGCTGCATTAAAACCACAAACCTACATGAAAGATTGTTGGTTATGGTTATACCGCGGTGCATGGCATGAATGGGATATTCATGAAATTGACATGGCTGTGCCATTAAGTCCTGATGAGGTTTTACTCAAAAGACATGCTATTTTATACCACCAATCTCAAAAAGACCGAGTCATGTTTCAAGGGAACGACTCTAGGGAATTTTGGGTAAGAGCCGAAGACCGTAATAAGAATACGGCAAAACTATACGATGATTTGGGACTTGCTGAATACGAAGCCATTGAAGCTTTTAAGCGTTTTGACTATTAA
- a CDS encoding sensor histidine kinase: protein MKFDISLQNHFGFWGLFFLMNFLRWGAYFNDYGYSLKSNILEFSLHIPLVYFNLYFLIPRYVLTSKYFKYSLGLLLSLMMVYLLKTELTYYIISEDIWPEANREYKPFELNHIVAVCIGEIYVLAIASSVYLTLIWLKERERNRAIKENQSKIELKYLKNQIQPHFFFNTLNNLYALSLESSDKVPDVIIKLSKLMEYVLYDIEGTKFVPLINEINYIQNYIEIEKLRFENVEVAINIDSNIDEIKVPPLLFISLVENAFKHGGINNSNLKIKINCKVINGTVLSFEILNNFVLSQHTKTKKGIGLINTKKRLKLIFKNHYTFKHKVKFNYYIISLQIPIYNPLGAIRLFVF, encoded by the coding sequence ATGAAATTCGATATCAGCCTTCAAAACCATTTTGGGTTTTGGGGATTGTTTTTTTTAATGAACTTTCTTCGTTGGGGCGCTTATTTTAATGATTATGGCTATTCATTAAAATCAAATATTTTAGAATTTTCACTTCACATTCCATTAGTATATTTCAATCTATATTTCCTTATACCTCGCTATGTATTAACTTCAAAATATTTTAAATATAGTTTAGGATTACTTTTGAGTTTAATGATGGTTTATTTATTGAAAACTGAATTAACCTATTATATCATTTCTGAAGATATTTGGCCAGAAGCTAACAGAGAATACAAACCTTTTGAATTGAATCATATTGTAGCTGTATGTATTGGTGAAATTTATGTCCTTGCAATAGCATCTTCGGTATATTTAACTTTAATCTGGCTTAAGGAAAGGGAACGAAATAGAGCCATAAAAGAAAATCAATCTAAAATTGAATTGAAATATTTAAAAAATCAAATTCAGCCTCATTTCTTCTTTAATACTTTAAATAATTTGTATGCTCTATCACTTGAATCCTCTGATAAAGTTCCAGATGTGATTATAAAGCTTTCAAAATTGATGGAATATGTTCTCTACGATATTGAAGGAACTAAATTTGTTCCTTTGATAAATGAAATTAATTATATTCAGAATTATATTGAAATCGAAAAACTTCGTTTTGAAAACGTAGAAGTAGCCATAAATATAGATTCTAATATTGATGAAATTAAAGTTCCACCTTTACTTTTTATATCTCTGGTAGAAAATGCCTTTAAACATGGTGGCATAAATAATAGCAACCTTAAAATAAAAATTAACTGTAAAGTTATTAATGGAACTGTCTTGAGTTTTGAAATTCTGAATAATTTTGTACTTTCACAGCATACAAAAACAAAAAAAGGTATTGGTCTAATAAACACTAAGAAGCGGTTGAAATTAATTTTCAAAAACCATTACACTTTCAAACATAAAGTAAAGTTCAATTATTATATCATCTCTTTACAAATACCTATTTATAACCCGTTGGGTGCAATTAGATTATTTGTGTTTTAA
- a CDS encoding beta-N-acetylhexosaminidase yields MKYFLILLFTAFVSNAQMQKEQLDLMPWPQNINLTGSTFTLNKGFKINITGNPNPRIFIRATNFLRRLDGRTGLFFEQGFSTKINENPEAELQINCVRNGKIGLYEDESYQLSIESNKIKINATTDLGALHGLETLLQLLQNNSKTYNFPTVEITDMPRFTWRGLMIDAARHFQPVAVIKRNLDAMASMKMNVFHWHLVDDQGWRIEMKNHPKFTQLASDGEFYTQEEIKNIVKYAGDRGILVVPEIDVPGHASALLTAYPEIGSKVVDLKSNSVESKKQSAAIANYAIERRSGIFNATLDPTNPKTYQLLSEVFDEVCPLFPGDYFHIGGDENNGKEWDANPKIQEFKKKNKFDNNHDLQTYFNMQLVPMLKKYNKKLMGWEEIMTKNMSKDAIIHAWRGTNEGLSAGGALIKAAKNGYQTVLSNGYYIDLMLGVKSHYLNDPIPKNSILTPEEKARILGGEAAMWSELVTPLNIDSRIWPRTAAIAERLWSNENVTDLNSLNKRLKTISFRLEESGIMHLRNKDVILRNICNNQETKALRDFSNVCEPLKIYKRNGGGKKYFMFSPLTLFADACTADAFDAYDFDIAVNNYLENKNIENQTLVTNFFRKWIAMDADLISLSNNAPLIQPLLPLSKNLKDISEQLLLVIENKKTVNTDVLNGLLEKFNTRSPADVEVAVYASLKKLSQ; encoded by the coding sequence ATGAAATACTTCCTAATTCTATTATTCACTGCTTTTGTTTCTAATGCTCAAATGCAAAAGGAACAATTAGATCTTATGCCTTGGCCGCAAAATATAAATTTGACCGGTAGTACTTTTACTTTAAACAAAGGATTTAAAATAAATATTACTGGTAATCCCAATCCTAGAATTTTTATAAGAGCAACTAATTTTTTGAGAAGATTAGATGGTAGAACGGGGTTATTTTTTGAGCAAGGTTTTTCGACAAAAATAAATGAAAATCCAGAAGCTGAATTGCAAATTAATTGTGTTCGCAACGGAAAAATAGGATTATATGAAGATGAAAGTTATCAACTTAGTATTGAATCCAATAAAATAAAAATTAATGCCACAACTGATTTAGGAGCCTTACATGGTTTAGAAACATTATTGCAATTATTGCAAAATAATAGTAAAACGTATAATTTTCCAACAGTTGAAATTACAGATATGCCCCGGTTTACATGGAGGGGATTGATGATTGATGCTGCGAGGCATTTTCAGCCTGTAGCTGTGATTAAAAGAAATCTGGATGCTATGGCTTCAATGAAAATGAACGTTTTTCATTGGCATTTAGTAGACGATCAAGGATGGCGAATAGAAATGAAAAACCATCCAAAGTTTACACAATTGGCTTCAGATGGAGAGTTTTATACTCAAGAAGAAATCAAGAATATTGTAAAATATGCCGGCGATAGAGGAATTCTGGTAGTTCCAGAAATTGATGTTCCTGGTCATGCATCTGCATTACTAACGGCTTATCCAGAAATAGGGAGCAAAGTGGTAGATTTAAAATCTAATTCAGTTGAAAGTAAAAAGCAAAGTGCTGCAATTGCTAATTATGCAATCGAAAGAAGATCGGGTATTTTTAACGCGACATTAGATCCAACAAATCCCAAAACATATCAATTATTAAGTGAAGTTTTTGATGAGGTTTGTCCTTTATTTCCAGGAGATTATTTTCATATCGGTGGTGATGAAAACAATGGAAAAGAATGGGATGCAAATCCTAAAATACAAGAATTCAAGAAGAAAAATAAATTTGATAACAATCATGATTTGCAAACTTACTTTAACATGCAGTTGGTTCCAATGTTAAAAAAGTATAACAAGAAATTAATGGGATGGGAGGAAATAATGACTAAAAATATGTCTAAAGATGCCATTATTCATGCTTGGAGAGGAACTAATGAGGGTCTTTCAGCTGGTGGTGCATTAATCAAAGCAGCAAAAAATGGTTATCAAACAGTTTTGTCAAATGGCTATTACATTGATTTAATGTTAGGGGTAAAGAGTCATTATTTAAATGATCCAATACCAAAAAATAGTATATTGACTCCCGAAGAAAAAGCGAGGATATTAGGAGGTGAAGCTGCAATGTGGAGCGAACTTGTAACACCATTAAATATTGATTCAAGGATTTGGCCAAGAACAGCTGCAATTGCTGAACGATTGTGGTCTAATGAAAATGTTACTGATTTGAATAGTTTAAATAAAAGACTAAAAACGATTTCTTTTAGGCTCGAAGAATCAGGAATTATGCATCTGAGAAATAAAGATGTAATTTTAAGAAATATTTGTAATAATCAGGAAACAAAGGCATTGAGAGATTTTTCTAATGTTTGCGAACCATTGAAAATTTACAAGCGTAACGGGGGTGGTAAAAAATACTTTATGTTTTCTCCATTGACATTATTTGCTGATGCCTGCACAGCAGATGCTTTTGATGCATATGATTTTGATATAGCGGTAAACAACTATTTAGAAAATAAAAATATAGAAAATCAAACTTTGGTAACTAATTTTTTTAGAAAATGGATTGCTATGGACGCGGATTTAATTAGTTTAAGCAACAATGCGCCGTTGATTCAACCGCTCTTACCTTTATCCAAAAATTTAAAAGATATATCGGAACAACTTTTATTAGTTATAGAAAATAAAAAAACAGTTAATACTGATGTTCTTAATGGCTTATTAGAAAAGTTTAATACTAGAAGCCCTGCCGATGTTGAAGTCGCTGTTTATGCCAGTTTGAAGAAATTAAGTCAGTGA
- a CDS encoding IS982 family transposase, which translates to MSDLEVVALSLTSEFMSIDSENSFFNQLQNGQISNLIERSQYNKRRKKLFHFAEEIRQHLYSKFTEFENYFVVDSMPLEICKMARHNRIKICKGDFQTAPDKGFCASQNSWFYGYKLHGVCTVSGVFQSIDITKASVHDVHLLKDLKYQMSDCVLLGDRGYLSSPLQLDLFETANIKLETPMRINQIGYKKQPYIFRKSRKRIETLFSQLCDQFMIRRNYAKSFQGFKTRILAKITALTLVQFINKFIFERPINNIKTQII; encoded by the coding sequence ATGTCTGATTTAGAAGTAGTTGCTTTAAGTTTAACATCTGAATTTATGTCTATTGACAGTGAAAATTCATTTTTTAATCAGTTGCAAAATGGACAAATTTCTAATCTAATTGAACGAAGTCAGTATAATAAGAGAAGGAAAAAATTATTCCATTTTGCTGAAGAAATCAGACAACATTTATATTCAAAATTCACAGAATTTGAGAACTATTTTGTTGTTGATAGTATGCCACTTGAGATTTGTAAAATGGCTCGTCATAATAGGATTAAAATTTGTAAGGGTGATTTTCAGACTGCGCCAGATAAAGGTTTTTGTGCATCACAAAACTCTTGGTTTTATGGTTACAAACTTCACGGAGTTTGTACTGTTTCTGGGGTTTTTCAATCAATAGATATTACAAAAGCAAGTGTTCACGATGTACATTTATTAAAAGATTTAAAATATCAAATGTCTGATTGTGTGCTTCTTGGAGATAGAGGTTATTTGTCTTCACCATTACAATTAGATTTGTTTGAAACAGCAAATATAAAATTAGAAACTCCAATGAGAATCAATCAAATTGGGTATAAAAAACAACCCTACATATTTAGAAAATCAAGAAAAAGAATAGAGACATTATTCTCTCAATTGTGTGATCAATTTATGATTAGACGAAATTATGCTAAATCTTTTCAAGGTTTTAAAACAAGAATTTTAGCTAAAATAACAGCATTAACTTTGGTACAATTCATTAATAAATTTATTTTTGAAAGACCAATAAACAATATTAAAACACAAATAATCTAA
- a CDS encoding RagB/SusD family nutrient uptake outer membrane protein: MKLNTIKRTAICISLLAAVSCTDNFEEINTNPNGITQELLEQDFNHIKGSFGPMFNNIIVLTPEWKYQVQQGLQGDIWSGYMATGTAFRGGTNNTTYDLVDGWNGFAWGSAYGDVMFNAYNVEQKAKGKYDQFYALSLILKVEGMHRITDTYGPIVYSKFGTTDPVIAYDSQEEVYNQMFKELDVAVVELTKRVDANEASTFVTTDLSSYKGDYKQWVKFANSLRLRLAMRIVKKNPTLAKAEAEKAITQKYGVMTVNADTFKVVSPTYNNPIATISAAWGDIRMSADMESIMGGYADPRMPIFFNTSVQFPGQFKGVRTGIEIAAKADHVDFSAIGPIVNSKEIVLMNTAEVYLLRAEGALRGWNMGGTAQSLYEMGITASFDQHGVSGATAYIADNVKTAKAYVDPNFPANNGAALNNVTVAWDVAATNEVKLQKIITQKWIAGFPEGQEAWSEYRRTGYPKLLPVLKNTSGGKIDSNLGVRRVNFVQSEKDGNAGGVTTGLTKLGGVDTGGTRLWWDTTGPNF, from the coding sequence ATGAAATTAAATACTATAAAAAGAACAGCTATTTGTATTTCCTTGCTTGCTGCAGTGAGTTGTACAGATAATTTTGAAGAAATAAATACTAATCCAAACGGTATTACCCAAGAATTATTAGAACAAGATTTTAATCATATTAAAGGTTCATTTGGACCAATGTTCAATAATATAATAGTTCTTACACCAGAATGGAAATACCAAGTCCAACAAGGATTACAAGGAGATATTTGGTCAGGTTATATGGCTACAGGAACTGCATTTAGAGGAGGAACAAACAACACTACTTATGATCTTGTAGACGGTTGGAATGGTTTTGCTTGGGGATCCGCTTATGGAGATGTAATGTTTAATGCATACAATGTAGAACAAAAAGCAAAAGGGAAATACGATCAGTTTTATGCGCTCTCTTTGATTTTGAAAGTTGAAGGGATGCATAGGATAACGGACACTTATGGACCTATTGTATATTCAAAATTTGGAACTACTGATCCAGTAATTGCTTATGATTCTCAAGAAGAAGTTTACAATCAAATGTTCAAAGAATTAGATGTTGCAGTTGTTGAATTAACAAAAAGAGTAGATGCAAATGAAGCTTCTACATTTGTAACTACAGATCTTTCATCTTACAAAGGGGATTATAAACAATGGGTTAAATTTGCTAATTCATTACGTCTAAGGTTAGCCATGCGTATCGTGAAAAAGAATCCAACTTTGGCGAAAGCGGAAGCAGAAAAAGCCATTACTCAAAAATATGGAGTTATGACTGTAAATGCGGATACTTTCAAAGTGGTATCTCCTACATACAACAATCCAATTGCTACAATTAGTGCAGCTTGGGGAGATATTCGTATGTCAGCAGATATGGAATCAATAATGGGTGGTTATGCTGATCCAAGGATGCCAATTTTCTTTAATACATCAGTTCAATTTCCTGGTCAGTTCAAAGGAGTTCGTACTGGAATAGAAATTGCTGCTAAAGCTGATCATGTTGATTTTTCAGCGATTGGCCCAATTGTCAATTCAAAAGAGATTGTTTTGATGAATACAGCCGAAGTATATTTATTAAGGGCTGAGGGAGCTTTAAGAGGTTGGAATATGGGTGGAACAGCGCAAAGTTTGTATGAAATGGGTATAACTGCTTCTTTCGATCAACATGGAGTTTCAGGTGCTACGGCTTACATTGCTGATAATGTGAAAACAGCAAAAGCGTATGTAGATCCTAATTTTCCAGCAAATAATGGTGCAGCATTAAATAATGTGACTGTTGCTTGGGATGTTGCTGCCACAAATGAAGTGAAGTTGCAAAAAATCATTACTCAAAAATGGATTGCTGGTTTTCCGGAAGGACAAGAAGCTTGGTCAGAATATAGAAGAACAGGATATCCAAAATTATTACCGGTTCTTAAAAACACAAGTGGAGGTAAAATTGATTCTAATTTAGGGGTAAGAAGGGTAAACTTTGTACAGTCTGAAAAAGATGGAAATGCAGGTGGTGTAACCACTGGACTAACAAAACTTGGTGGAGTTGATACAGGAGGAACTAGACTTTGGTGGGATACTACCGGACCTAACTTCTAA